In Planctomycetia bacterium, the sequence ACCAAAAAACCGTGCCACAACCAAAAAACCGTGCCACAACTAGTTGACCGTGCCACAACCAAAAACCGGGCCACAACCTGCGGCGAGTGATTTCGATCCATCAACACGTAACCGAGCGCACTTTTTTCCCATGCCGACTTACGACTATGAGTGCGACGCCTGTCATCACAAGTTCGAGCTGTTTCAGTCGATCAATGACAGTCACAAGAAGAAGTGCCCGGAGTGCGGCAAGCCGAAGCTGAGGCGGCTGTTCGGCACCGGCGCGGCGATCGTGTTCAAAGGGTCGGGCTTCTATCAGACCGACTACCGCAGCGAGTCGTACAAGAAGCGCGCGGCGGAAGACAAGTCGGCGTCGAGCGGCGGGACAGAGTCCAAGGGGGACGCCCAAGGCGACGCCAAGCCGGCGGAGACGCCCGCGAAGAAGTCGGAATCTGGCGGCTCGACTTCCAAGGGCAAGAAGAAGGCGTCCGAGTAGCCTCCGCGTTCACTACTGCGATGTCGAACTCTTTGATGCGATGCCCGATCTGCAAACGCGAGTTCCGTGGCGAGGATACGCCGGCGCCGCCGTTTTGCTCGGAGCGCTGCCGCCGCATCGACCTAGGCCGCTGGCTCGGCGAGGACTACAGCATGCCGGTGGAACGCGAGGACGAAGGCGAAGCGCCGGCGGAGGAGAATTAGCGATCTCGGAAGAATGGCGGAGTTTGAAGTTTTCAGTGTTCAGTTGAAATCGGAGATGGAGCCCGGTTTTTGAAATCGGCGGGCCTTACTTTTCGCGGTCGACGCCGTTCTGCATCTTTCGATGCGGTAAATGTTTGCTTGCGCGATACTCTAGCGCGGCCCGCTCTACGGTCCAACTCCCCATCCCTTGCGCCCTCTGCGTCTTAGCGCCTCCGCGGTGCAAACCCAAGCAGCCGCTCCGTGGTGATCCCCTGGCGCGGACCGTGATTGCGGCCCTCGCCCGGGGGCGTATAATCCGCATCCTGAGGAAAGCCGTTAAACTCGGCTTGCTTTGGTTCCGTTCGCAATTGGCTGGAGAGCGTTCCGATGCCGGAAGAGCGCGTGGTGGTGCGCGAAGTGGCCTGGTTGGAGATCTTCCCCTGGCTGATTTTGCTGCGCACGTTTCGCATTGCCGCGCAGCCCAAGCTGCTGGTCGTGGCGGCGGCCGGCGCATTACTTACCTGGCTGGGGTTTTGGTCGATCGGCTATGTGTTCTCCGGAACCACCGATGAGACGCTCCGTCGCCAAATCGAGGCCTCGACGAAATCACCGCTGGATTGGATTTCGCCTGAGAAGGTCGCGACAACCTTGATCGAAGTCCAGAAGCCGGATGCCGTTGCTGCGCCGGCCAGCGAGGAACCGGCGTCGCCGGAGTCGGAGCCGCCGTTTCTCCCGCCCCAATTGAGCGCGGCGAAGGCGCAACAAACGATCATGGGGTGGACGCTTGGCGACGTGCCGATTTACGGTCCCTGGGAACGGCTCAGCCGGCCGTATTACTCGCTATTCAAGTCCGACCTGTCGATCACGGGCTTCGCGTTTCACTTTCTCTGCGCGCTGTGGGTGGCCGTGGTGTGGACCTTTTGCGGCGGCTTGATCTGCCGTACCGCGGCGATGCAACTGGCCGCCGAGGAGAAGATTTCGCTCGGCCGCGCGATGCGGCACGTGCAAGCCAAGTGGTTGGCGTATTTTCTCGGACCGGTCGGCACGCTGCTGGCGTTTATCGTGATCGCGCTCGCCGTCGGGGCCGCCGGGTTTATCTTGCGCGCGGAAGTCGGCTTATTGATTGGCGCCATTCTCTGGCCAATCGTGCTGGGACTCGGCACGCTGGGCACGTTGATCCTCGCCGGCGTGTTTTTCGGCTGGCCGCTGATGTGGGCCGCCGTCGGCGTGGAACATTCCGATCACTATGATGCTTTGAGCCGCTCCTTCACGTACGTGCTTAGCCGGCCGTTACACTTTTTGTTCTATCTGATCGTTACGGCCGTGATCGGCACGCTGGGCTGGCTCGCCGCGGCGGCGTTTGCCGAGACCGTGATTTATCTGAGTGCTTGGGCGGCCTGCCGGGGCGCGCAACCGGAGTTGTTCGAGCAGATCATGGCCGTCGTGCCGCATCCCTGGCCGGGTCCCGGCGCCGATTGGCCGGCGGTCGATCTCAGCAAAGTTGACGGCCCCGCCTGGGCTGGCCTACAAGTGATTCGCTTTTGGTCGAGCCTGGTTCACCTGCTCGTCGTGGGGTTTGTATTCAGCTATTTCTGGACCGCCGCCTGCGGCTGCTACTTGCTGTTGCGCTATCACGTCGACGGCAATGAGTTGGACGACATCGTGCTGGATGACGAAGAAGAACCGCACAAGCTGCCGCCGCTGACGACGGATTCGCAGGGCGTGGCGACGGCGCCGTTGGATGCGGAGTCAGAATCGGACGAATAGCCGTATCGGCTGAGTCCGCGATTCACTAGCGCGGGGGCCTTCTGTGAAGGCACCCAGCGTCTATGAATGGGAGTCGCGTCCGTTGTGCGATAGGAGAAGAGGCTCACTGAGAGCTTCATCTCGAACTGTACGCTGCGTCAACTCTCCCGCGCTGGTGCTACGGGTTGGTGTCGCGCTACGAGTTGGTGTTGCGCTACGAATTGGTGTTGGTCGCCAGGCTTTTCGTGAGAATCTCCACTGCTTGCGCGTGGAATTTGCCGCGTGAGAGGACTTCGGTGCAGCCGGCGTTGCGGGCCGCTTGTAGGCGGTCTTCATGCACGTGCGGACCGAAAGCGACCACGGATCGCGGCGCAGAGGAGAGTTCCGCCAGACGCGGCATCAACGTAGCGATGTCCAGCCCGCGCGTTTCGAGGTTAACTACGACAACCGCGGGCGTGGCGATTTCTTCGAGGCGACGCAGCAGTGAATTGGCGTCCAGCGCGGTGACACATGTCGCGCCGACTTGTTCGGCCGCGCCGCGTACATACGATGCCATGGTCAGATCGGAAGTGAGGACGACCACTGTCCCGGCAAGAGCGCTGCCCGGCGTTCCAGCGGGCATTAAACCGCGCCTTGCGTCGACAGGCCGTCGCTGATGCGAATTACCCGGTCGGCCGGCAGGATGAAGATTTTGCCGTCGCCGATGTTACCTTCCGGTCCGGTGCGGGCGACATGTTGGATCGCTTCGATGGTGCGTTCGGCGAAGTCGTCGTTGACCAGGATTTCCAACTGAATCTTGCGCAGCAGGTTGGTCTTGTACTCGTGGCCGCGATACATTTCCGTGCGCCCGCGTTGCCGCCCGTAACCTTGGGCCTCGCAGACGGTCATCCGCTCGACCTCGACCGAGGTTAGCGCCTCGCGGACCGCCTTGAGCTTGGTGGGCTGAATGATGGCGACGATCATTTTCATCGGGTCGCCTTTCAAATGGCGAGGTTCTTGTGTGTTACTTGCCTTGGGAGGCCAGAAGGCGTGGGCGTGAATGACGAATTTCTAAATCCGAATGTCGAATCAAATCTGAATGTCGAATGTCTGAATGATCTGAGTGCAACGACGTTCGTTCCATCGAGCATTCGGGCTTCGGATTTCGACATTCATTCGTCATTTGCACTTCGTGCAGCATAGTCCTCGTGGAGCGCAGAAGTAAA encodes:
- a CDS encoding zinc ribbon domain-containing protein — translated: MPTYDYECDACHHKFELFQSINDSHKKKCPECGKPKLRRLFGTGAAIVFKGSGFYQTDYRSESYKKRAAEDKSASSGGTESKGDAQGDAKPAETPAKKSESGGSTSKGKKKASE
- the yacG gene encoding DNA gyrase inhibitor YacG; this encodes MSNSLMRCPICKREFRGEDTPAPPFCSERCRRIDLGRWLGEDYSMPVEREDEGEAPAEEN
- a CDS encoding histidine kinase, which produces MASYVRGAAEQVGATCVTALDANSLLRRLEEIATPAVVVVNLETRGLDIATLMPRLAELSSAPRSVVAFGPHVHEDRLQAARNAGCTEVLSRGKFHAQAVEILTKSLATNTNS
- a CDS encoding P-II family nitrogen regulator; this encodes MKMIVAIIQPTKLKAVREALTSVEVERMTVCEAQGYGRQRGRTEMYRGHEYKTNLLRKIQLEILVNDDFAERTIEAIQHVARTGPEGNIGDGKIFILPADRVIRISDGLSTQGAV